A genomic window from Lotus japonicus ecotype B-129 chromosome 1, LjGifu_v1.2 includes:
- the LOC130736827 gene encoding uncharacterized protein LOC130736827, translating into MRDFKQGQRLEVEDVVEFQPFVPSITKVDIPKHLQTMALDAFSGDSDLMEHLRYFNSKMVIGGATDEVKCRLLPSTFKGMAMQRFIRQPPFSIDNFMDLSTKFLTQFSANKTTKATMFDLISIHQQPGEKLKTYMARFSKMAVQLEEDNPDVCLASFKNGLRAGDLNRDLTRRPARDMMDLRARVQEFILIEQDDQKKKEREEGRKNFQPGVVAQDKPKAGKDTRLAQTPRTPRSGPYQNSKPGFQNTWHRKLQGTTTAPTSQHVASPNTVPLTKLNAPLSAILRAVGQTNIVQYPPPPRRPPTNVDINRWCEYHKTLGHTTDSCWNLRREIDLLIKAGHLANFVKDAATPEAAKVTQADKGKGKEVVDELGDPVGEYSSIAGGFGGGAISSKARKRYVAAVHSVHEAY; encoded by the coding sequence ATGCGAGATTTTAAGCAGGGACAACGTCTCGAAGTGGAGGACGTTgttgaatttcaaccttttgttcccTCCATCACAAAGGTGGACATACCAAAACATTTGCAAacaatggcattagacgccttctcGGGCGATTCTGATCTCATGGAGCATTTGAGGTACTTTAACTCCAAAATGGTTATTGGTGGGGCGACGGATGAGGTGAAGTGCAGACTGTTGCCATCAACATTCAAGGGAATGGCGATGCAGCGGTTCATTAGACAACCGCCTTTCTCAATTGACAATTTTATGGACTTGTCCACtaagttcttaactcaattctccgccaacaaAACTACAAAAGCAACTATGTTTGATctcatcagcatacatcagcagccAGGAGAGAAGCTAAAGACCTACATGGcgcgcttcagcaagatggctgTTCAACTTGAGGAGGATAACCCGGATGTATGTttggcgtctttcaaaaatggccttagggcgggagatttgaatcgAGATTTAACAAGACGACCAGCGCGTgacatgatggatcttcgcgctcgagTTCAGGAATTCATCTTAATTGAGCAAGACgatcagaaaaagaaagaaagggagGAGGGAAGGAAAAACTTCCAACCCGGCGTGGTTGCGCAGGACAAACCCAAGGCTGGAAAGGATACAAGGCTAGCTCAAACTCCACGCACACCAAGGTCTGGcccatatcaaaactccaaacctgGATTCCAGAATACATGGCATAGAAAACTTCAAGGCACCACCACAGCTCCGACTAGTCAACATGTTGCCTCGCCAAATACGGTACCACTTACTAAACTAAATGCACCCCTAAGTGCCATATTGAGGGCAGTAGGACAAACAAATATTGTGCAATATCCGCCGCCACCTCGGCGACCACCAACTAATGTGGACATAAACagatggtgtgagtaccacaaaaCGCTGGGTCATACCACAGATAGTTGTTGGAACTTGCGGCGGGAGATTGACCTGCTAATTAAGGCTGGACATCTGGCAAATTTTGTTAAAGATGCAGCAACGCCAGAGGCCGCCAAGGTAACTCAAGCggacaaaggaaaaggaaaggaggTAGTAGACGAATTGGGCGACCCTGTAGGAGAATACTCATCCATTGCAGGAGGGTTTGGAGGAGGCGCGATTTCTAGCAAGGCCAGAAAGCgttatgtggcggcagtacattCTGTGCACGAAGCATACTAA
- the LOC130736831 gene encoding uncharacterized protein LOC130736831: MTKKVFLDQGSSADIIYGDAFDRLGLKESDLKPYKGTLVGFIGDCVNYPACNGKIGVLRVDQNAARECYLRSVALYRRKAAKDSHRITEIFPQEGFTLDPRDDADDFRPQPLEETKSAQVKDKVLKIGSSLTKEHEERLITILGDNLDLFAWTINDVPGIDPNVITHKLAIRPGAKPVIQPRRRMSDEKNKAVQVETEKLIKAQFIRKVQYPTWLANVVMVKKANGKWRMCTDYTSLNKVCPKDSYPLPNVDKLTNYCYKTMPFGLKNAGATYQRLMDKNFANQVGRNMEVYVDDMIVKSAKSGDHGNDLKEAFAQLRKYRMRLNPKKCSFGIQGGKFMGFMITSRGIKVNPDKGKAILEMKSPTSVKEVQRLTGRMAALARFLPMAGDKEAPFFTCLKKNSMFQWTEVCEQAFTKLKESLATLLVLSKPTLGVPLTLYLAVTDRAVSTVLLQEEGKKQKVIYFYEPKGQVTIQSLIDFVAELTPTEGEKTQGEWVLSVDGSSNDTGSGAGITIESPDKMVIEQSLKFEFKASNNQSEYEAQITGLRLAIELGVQKLFIKGDSQLVVKQVKGEYQVKDPQLSKYLEVVHKLMMEIEKIRIEHIPRSQNERADVLAKLASTGRLGNYQIVIQETLPRPSIDLVEVKLKAVKAVTEGEPSWMESIKTFLQNPKDDNLNTKEKRREASFYTLVGNELYRRGIMSPMLKCVDMRDAQGIMAEVHEGVCSSHIEGQSLAVKIWELK, translated from the exons ATGACGAAGAAAGTGTTCTTAGATCAGGGATCTTCGGCAGACATCATTTATGgtgatgcctttgatcgccttgGGCTAAAGGagtcagatttgaaaccatataAAGGAACACTGGTGGGGTTCATAGGAGATTGTGTCAAT TACCCAGCCTGCAACGGGAAGATTGGCGTCCTCCGCGTGGATCAGaatgcagcaagagaatgttacCTAAGAAGTGTGGCACTCTACAGGCGAAAGGCCGCCAAAGATAGCCACCGTATCACAGAAATTTTTCCACAAGAAGGGTTTACTTTGGACCCAAGGGATGAcgctgatgatttccgcccacaacctttgGAAGAAACTAAATCAGCGCAAGTCAAGGATAAGGTTTTAAAAATTGGCAGCAGTTTGACAAAAGAACATGAGGAAAGGTTGATCACCATTttgggtgataatctagatctctttgCTTGGACAATTAATGacgtaccagggattgaccccaatgtgatcactcataAACTGGCTATACGGCCAGGAGCGAAAccagtcatccagccaaggcgaAGGATGAGTGATGAAAAAAACAAGGCGGTGCAAGTAGAAACTGAAAAGTTAATCAAGGCCCAATTCATTCGCAAAGTACAGTACCCAACCTGGCTCGCCAACGTAGTGATGGTCAAGAAAGCTAATGGGAAGTGGAGAATGTGTACGGATTAcacaagcctgaacaaagtgtgtcctaaAGATTCGTACcctcttcccaatgttgataaattG acgaactattgttacaaaactatgccttttggtttaaaaaaTGCGGGAGCTACTTATCAACGTCTCATGGATAAAAATTTTGCGAACCAAGTAGGAAGGAACATGGAAGTATATGTAGATGATATGATTGTCAAATCCGCCAAGTCTGGCGACCACGGCAATGATCTTAAGGAAGCATTTGCTCAGCTAAGAAAATATCGTATGAGGTTAAATCCCAAGAAATGTTCATTTGGGATTCAAGGGGGAAAGTTTATGGGATTCATGATAACATCAAGAGGGATAAAGGTAAATCCAGATAAAGGCAaggcgatcttggagatgaaaagcccaacaagtgtcaaGGAGGTACAACGGTTAACAGGACGCATGGCTGCCTtagcacgtttcttgccaatggcagGCGACAAAGAAGCTCCGTTCTTCacttgtttaaaaaagaattcgaTGTTTCAATGGACTGAGGTGTGTGAACAAGCTTTTACTaaattgaaagaatcattagCAACATTACTAGTGCTATCCAAACCCACGCTAGGCGTTCCTTTGACGCTCTACTTGGCAGTTACAGATAGGGCGGTCAGTACGGTATTGCTTCAAGAAGAGGGGAAAAAGCAGAAGGTTATCTACTTT TATGAGCCAAAGGGGCAAGTTACAATCCAAAGCTTGATTgatttcgtggcggaattaacacccacggaaggcgagaaaACTCAGGGAGAGTGGGTCCTGTCTgttgatggatcctccaatgaTACGGGAAGTGGGGCAGGAATAACTATTGAAAGCCCGGACAAGATGGTCATCGAACAATCTCTGAAATTCGAGTTTAAGGCGAGCAACAACCAATCAGAATACGAGGCACAAATCACCGGTTTAAGGCTCGCCATTGAATTAGGCGTTcagaaattgttcatcaaaggcGACTCACAGCTGGTTGTTAAACAGGTAAAAGGAGAGTATCAGGTAAAGGATCcacaactttccaaatacttggaagtggtgcACAAGCTAATGATGGAAATAGAGAAGATCAGGATAGAACATATTCCAAGAAGTCAAAATGAAAGGGCGGACGTGCTAGCAAAATTGGCCAGTACGGGGCGATTGGGCAATTATCAAATAGTTATCCAGGAAACCCTTCCTCGCCCCAGTATTGACTTAGTGGAAGTAAAGTTAAAGGCGGTAAAGGCGGTAACGGAAGGCGAGCCTTCGTGGATGGAATCAATCAAAACTTTTCTCCAAAATCCAAAGGATGATAATTTGAACACAAAAGAAAAGCGTAGGGAGGCTAGTTTTTACACGCTGGTAGGCAATGAGTtatatcggcggggaattatgtctcctatgctcaaatgtgttgacATGAGAGATGCTCAGGGAATCATGGCAGAAGTTCACGAAGGAGTATGCTCTAGTCATATAGAAGGGCAATCATTGGCAGTAAAG ATATGGGAATTGAAATGA